From a single Planctomycetia bacterium genomic region:
- a CDS encoding sulfotransferase family protein has translation MPPAATADQPRDRAFHPYPWWSPRFWHGMPLGVWLPLVAEHRARASLSKWGLMATVSLAAGFNSLGGVLSEARFRGRLRHRPDTPAPLFIIGHWRSGTTLLHELAMLDDRFCCPNTYQCLAPGHFLLTEDTLTSALSWIMPAKRPMDDVAAGFDRPQEDEFALMNMGAPSPYRRMAFPLTSRDAPESLDLTLLPAAERERWQGCLRRFLDMLALRDPRRPVLKSPPHTARVGVLAGMFPEARFLHVVRDPFVVVPSTLRLWRSLHEVQGLQVDRGEALERYVFAAFAEMYDAFERDRPALAAGRLHELRYEDLVADPVENLRLAYERLDLGDFARVRPAVERQAAAMKRYRTNTYRHDPRLVAEITDRLRPFIDRYRYSVPEAG, from the coding sequence ATGCCCCCAGCCGCCACTGCCGACCAGCCCCGGGATCGTGCCTTCCATCCCTATCCGTGGTGGAGCCCGCGATTCTGGCACGGCATGCCGCTGGGCGTCTGGCTGCCGCTGGTGGCCGAGCACCGGGCGCGGGCCTCGCTCTCCAAATGGGGACTCATGGCCACGGTGTCGCTGGCCGCCGGCTTCAATTCGCTCGGCGGCGTGCTCTCAGAGGCCCGGTTCCGCGGCCGTCTCCGCCACCGGCCCGACACGCCCGCGCCGTTGTTCATCATCGGCCACTGGCGCAGCGGAACCACGCTGCTCCATGAACTGGCGATGCTCGACGACCGGTTCTGCTGCCCCAACACCTACCAGTGCCTCGCCCCCGGTCACTTCCTCCTCACCGAGGACACGCTGACGTCGGCGCTGTCCTGGATCATGCCCGCCAAGCGGCCCATGGACGACGTCGCCGCGGGCTTCGATCGTCCGCAGGAGGACGAGTTCGCCCTCATGAACATGGGCGCGCCGTCCCCCTACCGACGCATGGCGTTTCCCCTCACGAGTCGCGACGCGCCCGAGTCGCTCGACCTGACCCTGCTGCCCGCGGCCGAACGCGAACGCTGGCAGGGCTGCCTGCGCCGGTTCCTCGACATGCTGGCGCTGCGCGACCCGCGCCGACCGGTGCTCAAGAGCCCGCCGCACACGGCCCGCGTCGGCGTGCTCGCCGGGATGTTTCCCGAGGCCCGCTTCCTGCACGTCGTCCGCGATCCGTTCGTCGTCGTCCCCTCGACGCTGCGGCTCTGGCGGTCGCTCCACGAGGTCCAGGGCCTGCAGGTCGACCGGGGCGAGGCGCTGGAACGCTATGTGTTCGCGGCGTTCGCCGAAATGTACGACGCCTTCGAGCGGGACCGGCCGGCGCTCGCTGCCGGCCGGCTGCACGAACTGCGGTACGAGGACCTCGTTGCCGATCCGGTGGAGAACCTCCGCCTGGCCTACGAGCGACTCGACCTCGGGGACTTCGCCCGCGTCCGGCCGGCCGTCGAGCGCCAGGCCGCCGCCATGAAGCGCTACCGCACCAACACCTACCGCCACGATCCACGGCTGGTCGCCGAGATCACCGACCGGCTCCGCCCGTTCATCGACCGCTACCGCTATTCCGTGCCGGAGGCCGGCTGA